Genomic segment of Chitinophagales bacterium:
TAAAATAAGATTTTATTATGTACTTACATAAATTTTATCTGAGCTAATTTGATATGATATGCTATTTTTCATAAACAAAACAATACCAAGCGGTAGCAGTACTGATGCTAAAGCTATTGCCTCATGGTAAAAAGGCAGCATCCCCCAGGTTTGCCAATAAAATATACCTTGGGTAAATAATATAGCTTCTGTGCTGATAAAACCTATAATAAAGAACAGTATTCCCAGCTGACTCACCTGTTTTCTGTAATGTTTGTAAAGCATTAAAAACAAGCAACCTGTAATAAAGCCCAGCATGGTTAAATGAATATAGCCGATCATAAAATTTCTGATTACAGTAGAAATTATTGAAACTTCAGGAAAAATCAAAATTGCTTGAAATATAACTTTAGCGGCTAATGACATCAGACCAAAACCAATTAAAAGTTGCTCCCATCCTGATTGTTTGCCCAATACATTCATCAGTTGTTTTCTATTGGGCATTACTAATTGTAAAAAAGCACCCAACTGGAGTATTACTCCTGCGGTATTGAGAGCATACATATAAGTTTCACCATAAGCCCAATCCAATACATGAAAGAAAGTGAGGAAAAGTGCTAAAACATAAAGCACAAAAAACCGAAGCAAGTGCTTTTGCTCGAAATGAAAGCCCCAAAGATTTAGCTGATAAATGATCAATGCTACTGCAGCCAATGCAAACCAACCATTGAACTGAAAATGCAGGTAAAACTGTACTGCTAAAAGATACAGTTCGGAACTTTGCAAGTTGTTTGCCACTATAGACCCCATTGCCCATATTCCAAGTGTAGAAACAAGCATAAAGATCAGGCTGCTCTTTATCAAAAGCCGGAGTTGACTACTTTGTGCATTCAGGTCTTTCCAAATCTTAAAGGCAAACAAATAACTTGCTAAAATATGCAGGGCGGAAAATGAGATAGATACAGCTCCATAGCCCTGAATTGGAAAGCTGATCATCATCCCCAGCACTGTGAATTGAGTAAACCAAAACAGGTAGGAATAAAAAGCTTTGGCACTTTTTTTAGCCGGGATAAAAAAGTGTGTGAATAGCGCAAATAGAGCCAAATAAACCCAACCGAGCATAGCGATATGCGAATGGCCATGCATCATATTTCTGTAATCCAACCAGGAAATTTCCCACACAAATGCAAAACGAAGCAAAAGCCCCATTAAAGCAGCCATCAGGAAGTTAAAAAGTGCCACTAAAAGCCATTTGTTGTGCATGAATTTAAATTCAACTCGTTAATTATAAATTTAAAATATTAGTAATAAATACTAATTTCATAACAATTATATTTACCTTTAATGTAAATCTCATTGTAGAAATACTTTTTCTCAAAATCATATTCTGTCTCAATTGTATCTTGAAATAGAATGTTGTTCATATACAAGCCTGTCAAAGATACACATTTTTCTATTTCGGACAAATTTATCCTTTTTTATTTTTCGCAATGATTTATACACTGTTATTAACCCATTGCGTTTTAAAATACCTTCAACAATATTGGGAAAAGCTGTATTTGGCTTAACTTCGGAACTATGTTAAAATCAATCCTGTGTTTACATTTTATTCTACTGAGTTGTTGTTTTAATATTATCGCTCAGGACAGCACCAATGATACACTGAGTGAACCTGAAGAAGCACCGTTTAATATTAGAAGAGAAATCAGGGATGCCAATCGCAATTTAAAAACAGGGGATATTTATACGGCTGCTGATATTTTTAAAAAAATATTGAAATACGCTCCTGAAAGAGTTGATCTCGTTTTTGAAATGGCCAATACCTATAGATTTGCCAGAGATTATGAAAATGCTGCCATTTGGTACTTAAAAGCCGATAGCCTCAATGCAAAAGATTACCCACTGAGCACATACTATGCAGGCCTGATGCTTAAAATGAACGACAATTGCGAGGCTGCAATAAAATACTTCGAACAATTTTATAAAAAGCCAAGCGGTGACTTCTCAGCAAAATACAGAAAGTGGGCAAAAACCGAAATTGAAGGTTGTGCCCTTGCTGAAGAACTCAAGAAAAAACCATTAAGTATTGAAATCACACATTTGGATTCTACTATCAATTCTCCCTATACTGAAATATCTCCATTTTTATGGGATGACAGCACATTGGTATTTGCAAGTTTGCCCTCAGACTCGGTTATAGTGATTGAAGATCAAGCTGAAGAGATTGATTATTACATTAAATTTTATGAGGCGCAAAAAAAAGATGGTAAATATCTAAAACCGGAAATTTTTCCACTGTTTCAAGAAGAAGAGGTACATACATCCAATGGCAACCTTTCTCCGGACCGCAAAAGATTTTATTTCACAAAATGCTATGAAAGTTTTACCGGGAAAACCATTTGCAGCATTTTTGAATCCAAATTATTCAGAGGGGAATGGACAACTGCAAGGGCACTGCCTGATCAAATTAACCCGGGAAACAGCAATAGCACACAACCATATATCGCTAAACACAAAAGCGGAAAAGAAATCCTTTACTTTATTTCCGATCGGCTTGGTGGTGAAGGCGGAAAAGATATTTGGTTCAGCGAAATCAAAAGCAATGGGGAGTACGGTGAAGTGCAAAATGCAGGCGGAAGAATAAATACAGACAGAGATGAGGCTACGCCTTTCTTTGATGAGCAAACAGAGACTTTATATTTTAGTTCTAATGGTCATGCGGGTATGGGAGGTTATGATGTGTTTCTATCGAAGGGCGAGGGCTTTCGTTGGAATGATCCCAAAAATATTGGCTATCCGGTAAATTCCACCACCGATGAAATGTATTATCGGTTAAATGAACACGACAGAAGCACAGGATATCTGGTCTCAAACAGGCCTGGAGTTATTTCTATAATGAATGCTACTTGTTGTGATGACATCTTCGAGTTT
This window contains:
- a CDS encoding OmpA family protein, yielding MLKSILCLHFILLSCCFNIIAQDSTNDTLSEPEEAPFNIRREIRDANRNLKTGDIYTAADIFKKILKYAPERVDLVFEMANTYRFARDYENAAIWYLKADSLNAKDYPLSTYYAGLMLKMNDNCEAAIKYFEQFYKKPSGDFSAKYRKWAKTEIEGCALAEELKKKPLSIEITHLDSTINSPYTEISPFLWDDSTLVFASLPSDSVIVIEDQAEEIDYYIKFYEAQKKDGKYLKPEIFPLFQEEEVHTSNGNLSPDRKRFYFTKCYESFTGKTICSIFESKLFRGEWTTARALPDQINPGNSNSTQPYIAKHKSGKEILYFISDRLGGEGGKDIWFSEIKSNGEYGEVQNAGGRINTDRDEATPFFDEQTETLYFSSNGHAGMGGYDVFLSKGEGFRWNDPKNIGYPVNSTTDEMYYRLNEHDRSTGYLVSNRPGVISIMNATCCDDIFEFEYFDDKVRYVKGFVFEEGATKKKIINQARIELLVKDTIPESNTETVLAADTIENGFPYFFEITADSKYTIVASREGFLSTSLDFNTINAESSDTFQVDIYLKRFEKDKAYALKNIYYDYDKWQMRESSKKTLDTLYHVMIDNPGIIVEIGSHTDIRGTESYNYRLSQKRAENCVQYLIDKGISIGRVLARGYGESQLLREDCAELEECPEEGEGDCPCHQKNRRTEFKIVGELDVELQNMDKRNKK